Proteins from one Bradyrhizobium amphicarpaeae genomic window:
- a CDS encoding DUF2846 domain-containing protein, whose amino-acid sequence MKPGLGRVYFTRPGEFVGSAVQPEIRMNNEVVGRSVPGGFTFVDRPPGKYVVTTTTEVENAVTFQLSAGESKYIKTAVTPGILVGHVTPTLEFPEQGQSDINRLRYVGPKF is encoded by the coding sequence ATGAAGCCCGGCCTCGGCCGCGTCTACTTCACCAGACCCGGCGAATTTGTCGGATCGGCGGTCCAGCCCGAGATCCGGATGAACAACGAAGTCGTGGGCCGGTCCGTACCCGGCGGGTTCACTTTTGTCGACCGTCCCCCGGGAAAATACGTCGTGACGACGACAACCGAAGTCGAGAACGCGGTGACGTTCCAATTGTCGGCCGGCGAGTCCAAATACATCAAGACGGCCGTGACACCCGGAATCCTGGTCGGCCATGTCACGCCGACGCTGGAATTTCCGGAGCAGGGACAATCCGACATCAACCGCCTCAGATATGTCGGGCCCAAGTTCTGA
- a CDS encoding SDR family NAD(P)-dependent oxidoreductase, giving the protein MTPSHPKVALVTGAARGIGLATAKKFLAEGWRVALLDIEGELLGRAVADIDQSGMTLALTCDVSDSAAVSDAMEAVERRFGRLDALVNNAGIAVFAPLMETSETDWRRVLEVNLTGPFLCTKAAVPLMREGHGGAIVNITSISAVRASTLRSAYGTSKAGLAHLTKQLAVELASLNIRVNAVAPGPVDTAMAKQVHTKEIRADYHDAIPLNRYGLEEELAEAIYFLCSSNASYITGQILAVDGGFDAAGIGLPTLRGQRRNG; this is encoded by the coding sequence ATGACACCGTCGCATCCCAAAGTCGCCCTCGTCACCGGAGCCGCGCGCGGCATCGGGCTTGCGACCGCAAAAAAGTTCCTGGCCGAGGGCTGGCGCGTGGCGCTGCTCGACATCGAGGGCGAGTTGCTCGGCCGGGCGGTCGCCGACATCGACCAAAGCGGGATGACGCTGGCGCTGACCTGCGACGTCTCGGACTCGGCCGCGGTGAGCGATGCAATGGAAGCGGTCGAGCGCCGGTTCGGCCGGCTGGATGCACTGGTCAACAATGCCGGCATCGCGGTGTTCGCGCCGCTGATGGAAACGTCCGAAACCGATTGGCGCCGCGTGCTCGAGGTCAATCTCACCGGCCCGTTCCTCTGCACCAAGGCGGCCGTGCCGCTGATGCGCGAGGGGCATGGCGGCGCCATCGTCAACATCACCTCGATCTCGGCGGTGCGCGCCTCGACGCTGCGCTCGGCCTACGGCACCAGCAAGGCCGGGCTCGCGCACCTGACCAAGCAGCTCGCGGTCGAACTCGCCTCCCTTAACATCCGCGTCAACGCGGTGGCGCCTGGGCCGGTCGATACGGCGATGGCGAAGCAGGTGCACACCAAGGAAATCCGCGCCGACTATCACGACGCGATTCCGCTTAACCGCTACGGACTGGAGGAGGAGCTCGCGGAAGCGATCTACTTCCTGTGTTCCTCAAATGCCAGCTACATCACCGGACAAATTTTGGCCGTGGATGGCGGTTTCGATGCGGCAGGCATCGGCCTGCCGACGCTGCGCGGTCAGCGCCGCAACGGCTAG
- a CDS encoding VOC family protein encodes MLNPYLFYQDNCEAAFNFYAKTLGGKIDAMMRSSEAPPDMPAAPGREKTIMHARMSLPDGSVLMASDAPPEHFNKAQGFSISLTVKDTAEGERKFNALADGGSVTMPFSKTFWAKGFGMCVDKFGIPWMVNCPAEGM; translated from the coding sequence ATGCTCAACCCCTATCTGTTCTATCAGGACAATTGCGAAGCGGCGTTCAACTTCTACGCCAAGACGCTCGGCGGCAAGATCGATGCGATGATGCGGTCATCGGAGGCGCCGCCGGACATGCCCGCCGCGCCCGGCCGTGAGAAGACGATCATGCATGCGCGGATGTCGCTGCCCGACGGCAGCGTATTGATGGCCTCCGATGCGCCGCCGGAGCATTTCAACAAGGCTCAAGGCTTTTCGATCTCGCTCACGGTCAAGGATACCGCTGAGGGCGAGCGCAAGTTCAACGCGCTCGCCGACGGCGGATCCGTCACCATGCCCTTCAGCAAGACGTTCTGGGCCAAGGGCTTTGGCATGTGCGTCGACAAGTTCGGGATTCCCTGGATGGTGAACTGCCCGGCCGAAGGAATGTGA
- a CDS encoding SRPBCC family protein: MLKAIAIIAVVLAVGIAGVLAVALTKPDTFRVERSLAVKAPPGAIYPQVADFHRWTAWSPYEGRDPAMKRTFGGTAAGKGATYAWDGNNNVGAGHMEILEANPASKLRIKLDFERPFEGHNTAEFTFVPQGDATLVTWAMSGPAPFLSKVMQVFINMDSMIGKDFEAGLAGLKKLTEKQ, from the coding sequence ATGTTGAAAGCCATTGCCATCATCGCCGTCGTGCTCGCCGTTGGAATCGCGGGCGTCCTCGCCGTTGCTCTGACCAAACCCGACACCTTTCGCGTCGAGCGCAGCCTCGCGGTCAAGGCGCCGCCGGGCGCGATCTACCCGCAGGTCGCCGATTTCCATCGCTGGACCGCTTGGTCGCCCTATGAGGGCCGCGATCCCGCCATGAAGCGCACCTTCGGTGGAACTGCGGCAGGGAAGGGCGCGACCTACGCCTGGGACGGCAACAACAATGTCGGCGCCGGCCACATGGAGATCCTCGAGGCGAATCCCGCGTCAAAGCTCCGCATCAAGCTCGACTTCGAACGTCCGTTCGAAGGCCACAACACGGCCGAGTTCACCTTTGTGCCGCAAGGCGATGCCACACTGGTGACATGGGCGATGTCAGGTCCGGCCCCGTTCCTGTCCAAGGTCATGCAGGTGTTCATCAACATGGACAGCATGATCGGCAAGGATTTCGAGGCCGGCCTCGCCGGCCTGAAGAAGCTCACCGAGAAGCAATGA
- a CDS encoding RNA polymerase sigma factor: MSEADTGWIETALTSARPQAVGALLRYFRDLDTAEEAFQNASLRALKTWPQNGPPRDPAAWLIMVGRNAAIDEVRRTRKQQPLPEDDQAISDLDDAEGALAERLDGSHYRDDILRLMFICCHPQLPATQQIALALRIVSGLTVKQIARAFLVSDAAMEQRITRAKAKVAEAGTPFEAPGAIERSERLAGVAAMIYLIFNEGYSASGDTAEIRKPLCEEAIRLGRLLLRLFPSEPEIMGLTALSLLQHARSAARFAADGSLILLDDQDRSLWNGTMIAEGLALIDKAMRHRRSGPYQIQAAIAALHARAATPEETDWVQIDLLYGALEVVQPSPVVTLNRAVAVAKVRGPQAALDLIEPLAPKLANYFHFYGVRGAFLMQLGRNDEARVAFDRAIALANTSAEAAHIRMHIDRLIRDSQPRQADGGARQGAKAT, from the coding sequence GTGAGCGAAGCCGACACCGGCTGGATCGAGACCGCGCTGACCTCGGCGCGGCCCCAGGCGGTCGGCGCGCTGCTGCGTTATTTCCGTGATCTCGATACCGCCGAGGAGGCGTTCCAGAACGCCTCCCTGCGCGCGCTGAAGACCTGGCCGCAGAACGGGCCGCCGCGCGATCCTGCGGCCTGGCTGATCATGGTCGGCCGCAATGCCGCCATCGACGAGGTGCGCCGCACCCGCAAGCAGCAGCCGCTGCCGGAGGACGACCAGGCGATCTCCGATCTCGACGACGCCGAAGGCGCGCTGGCCGAACGGCTGGACGGCTCGCACTACCGCGACGACATCCTGCGGCTGATGTTCATCTGCTGCCATCCGCAATTGCCGGCGACGCAGCAGATCGCGCTGGCGCTTCGCATCGTCTCCGGCCTTACCGTGAAGCAGATCGCGCGCGCGTTCCTGGTCTCGGACGCGGCGATGGAGCAGCGCATCACCCGCGCCAAGGCGAAGGTTGCGGAGGCCGGGACGCCGTTCGAAGCGCCCGGCGCAATCGAGCGCTCCGAGCGGCTCGCCGGTGTCGCGGCGATGATCTATCTGATCTTCAACGAGGGCTATTCGGCGAGCGGCGACACCGCGGAGATCCGCAAGCCGCTCTGCGAGGAGGCGATCCGGCTGGGGCGCCTGCTGCTCAGGCTGTTTCCGAGCGAGCCGGAGATCATGGGGCTCACGGCGCTCAGCTTGCTGCAGCATGCGCGCAGCGCCGCGCGCTTTGCCGCGGACGGCTCGCTGATCCTGCTGGACGACCAGGACCGTTCGCTGTGGAACGGCACCATGATCGCGGAAGGGCTGGCGTTGATCGACAAGGCGATGCGTCATCGCCGCAGCGGGCCCTATCAGATCCAGGCCGCGATCGCCGCGCTGCATGCCCGCGCGGCGACGCCGGAGGAGACCGACTGGGTGCAGATCGACCTGCTCTACGGCGCGCTCGAGGTCGTGCAGCCGTCTCCTGTGGTGACGCTCAACCGCGCGGTCGCGGTCGCCAAGGTGCGCGGGCCGCAGGCCGCGCTCGATCTGATCGAGCCGCTCGCCCCGAAGCTCGCCAACTATTTCCATTTCTACGGCGTGCGCGGCGCCTTCCTGATGCAGCTCGGCCGCAACGACGAAGCCCGCGTCGCCTTCGATCGCGCCATCGCGCTTGCCAACACCTCCGCAGAAGCCGCCCACATCCGCATGCACATCGATCGCCTGATCCGGGACAGCCAGCCGAGGCAGGCCGATGGCGGCGCCAGGCAGGGCGCGAAGGCGACGTGA
- a CDS encoding YciI family protein: MLYAILCYHDEDFVGSWSKEQDEAVMKKLAVVQEKLTQQGRLGPVARLLPTTAAATLRKEDPPLVLDGPYAETKEQLLGFYIVDCKNLDEALDVARDLGAANPGGAYEVRPVGVFRPGGNLT, translated from the coding sequence ATGCTTTACGCCATTCTTTGCTATCACGATGAGGACTTCGTCGGCTCCTGGAGCAAGGAGCAGGACGAGGCCGTGATGAAGAAGCTCGCCGTGGTGCAGGAGAAGCTCACCCAGCAGGGCCGGCTCGGGCCGGTGGCGCGGCTGCTGCCGACCACGGCGGCGGCGACCTTGCGCAAGGAAGACCCGCCGCTGGTGCTCGACGGCCCCTATGCCGAGACCAAGGAGCAGTTGCTCGGCTTCTACATCGTCGACTGCAAGAATCTCGACGAGGCGCTCGACGTCGCGCGCGATCTTGGTGCTGCCAATCCCGGCGGTGCTTACGAGGTGCGTCCCGTCGGCGTATTCCGGCCCGGGGGAAACCTGACGTGA
- a CDS encoding 2-hydroxyacid dehydrogenase, whose translation MTKGTLAVLINSTQQNWLPERWKARFEAVGGGRRVVLLPDSTLDPAEVHYATVWKPVPGDLGAFPNLRAIFNLGAGVDALMADKSLPDVPLVRVAVPDLTGRMTEYVVLHVLMHHRQELYLRDSQRVKRWEPRYQWPASAVTVGVMGLGTLGADAADVLRRLGFRVAGWSRSPRAIDGVECFHGTAGMDTFLRKTDILVSLLPLTPETHGILNRDVFTRLNRSSPLGAPVLINAGRGGLQNEADILACLDDGTLGAASLDVFVQEPQPDDSRFWTHPKVVLTPHNAADTDADAISAYVAEQIARFEAGGALENVVDRARGY comes from the coding sequence ATGACCAAAGGCACCCTGGCCGTCCTGATCAACAGCACGCAGCAGAACTGGCTGCCGGAGCGCTGGAAGGCCCGGTTCGAGGCGGTCGGCGGCGGCCGTCGCGTGGTGCTGCTGCCGGATTCCACGCTCGATCCCGCCGAGGTGCACTATGCCACGGTGTGGAAGCCGGTGCCGGGCGACCTCGGCGCCTTTCCCAATCTGCGGGCGATCTTCAATCTCGGCGCCGGCGTCGACGCGCTGATGGCGGACAAGAGCCTGCCTGACGTGCCGCTGGTGCGCGTCGCCGTGCCCGACCTGACCGGCCGCATGACCGAATATGTGGTGCTGCACGTGCTGATGCACCACCGCCAGGAGCTCTATTTGCGGGACTCGCAGCGAGTGAAGCGCTGGGAGCCCCGATATCAATGGCCGGCGAGCGCGGTTACGGTCGGCGTCATGGGATTGGGAACGCTCGGCGCGGATGCCGCCGACGTGCTGCGCCGGCTCGGCTTCCGTGTCGCCGGCTGGAGCCGCAGCCCGCGCGCGATCGACGGCGTCGAATGCTTCCATGGCACCGCTGGCATGGATACGTTCCTGCGCAAGACCGACATCCTGGTCAGCCTGCTGCCGCTGACGCCGGAGACGCACGGCATCCTCAACCGCGACGTCTTCACCAGGCTCAACCGCAGCAGCCCGCTCGGCGCGCCGGTGCTGATCAATGCCGGCCGCGGCGGTTTGCAGAACGAAGCCGACATCCTGGCCTGCCTCGACGACGGCACGCTGGGCGCCGCCTCCCTCGACGTCTTCGTGCAGGAGCCGCAGCCCGATGACAGCCGGTTCTGGACCCACCCCAAGGTGGTGCTGACGCCGCACAACGCCGCCGATACGGATGCGGATGCGATCTCGGCCTACGTCGCCGAGCAGATCGCGCGTTTCGAGGCCGGTGGTGCACTGGAGAATGTGGTGGACCGGGCCAGGGGATACTAG
- a CDS encoding methyl-accepting chemotaxis protein, which produces MRASLGLRMRITVALAATAAATALFAVLGAMWIIAGIIDRADQRELRSHYDALLSRIAEESHRAAAMSTVVAAMPATQDAMAKQDRNALVGLFGPVFAATKSEYGVEQFQFHVAPATSFLRVHQPAKFGDDLSGFRKTVLVANQEHKVVVGLEGGVAGLGIRGVVPIAQGAKHLGSVEFGLTFGQSFLDDFKTNRHIDVAFHLADGSGFKLFGGTLKGKSFFDAADYGHATAGSFTVKQAKLDSTPVAALLGPIKDFSGKPLGAVELVMDNADYEASADRAWMLAIGIAALGLLLAGIVGYLIARSISRPILSITSVMRELADGRTDVTIPASKANDEVGAMVKAVAVFRDNAVNFGKLQAEQLEAKAQSEAEKRRAFAALADNFEASIRDVVTTVSSAAVEMEHTARSMSAIVEQSRQQTRAVSSASTLASENVQTVAAAAEELSSSMTEISRRLAHATEVVGKAASDGRQSNARVQSLAEAAQKIGDVVSFISGIAGQTNLLALNATIEAARAGEAGRGFAVVASEVKALATQTAKATEEIGAQVTAVQGETSGAVDGIQSICATIQQVDEISAAIAAAVGQQGTATQEIAQNVQQAAARTGEVSQNISGVTAGIAATGTAAEEVLGSAIELSKQSQRLRDEVDRFLAQIRAA; this is translated from the coding sequence ATGCGCGCGAGTCTCGGCCTCAGGATGCGGATTACGGTTGCCCTCGCGGCGACCGCGGCGGCGACCGCCCTGTTCGCCGTGCTCGGGGCGATGTGGATCATCGCGGGAATCATCGACCGCGCCGATCAGCGCGAGCTGCGCAGCCATTACGATGCCCTGCTGTCGCGGATCGCGGAGGAGTCGCATCGCGCCGCCGCCATGAGCACGGTTGTGGCCGCGATGCCGGCGACGCAGGACGCGATGGCCAAACAAGACCGCAACGCCCTGGTCGGGCTGTTCGGGCCGGTGTTCGCCGCGACCAAATCGGAATACGGTGTCGAGCAGTTCCAGTTCCATGTGGCACCGGCGACCTCGTTCCTGCGCGTGCACCAGCCCGCCAAATTCGGCGACGATCTTTCCGGCTTCCGCAAGACCGTTCTGGTCGCCAATCAGGAGCACAAGGTCGTGGTCGGCCTCGAGGGCGGCGTGGCCGGGCTCGGCATCCGCGGCGTGGTGCCGATCGCGCAAGGGGCCAAGCATCTCGGCTCGGTCGAATTCGGCCTGACCTTCGGCCAATCCTTCCTCGACGATTTCAAGACCAACCGCCACATCGACGTCGCCTTCCACCTCGCCGACGGCTCCGGCTTCAAGCTGTTCGGCGGCACGCTGAAGGGCAAGAGCTTCTTCGACGCCGCCGATTACGGCCACGCCACCGCAGGCAGCTTCACCGTGAAGCAGGCCAAGCTCGACAGCACGCCGGTCGCAGCGCTGCTCGGACCGATCAAGGACTTCTCCGGAAAGCCGCTCGGAGCCGTCGAGCTGGTGATGGACAATGCCGATTACGAAGCCTCGGCCGACCGCGCCTGGATGCTCGCAATCGGCATCGCCGCGCTCGGGTTGCTGCTGGCAGGGATCGTCGGCTATCTCATTGCCCGCAGCATCTCGCGCCCGATCCTCTCCATCACGTCGGTCATGCGCGAGCTAGCCGACGGCCGGACCGACGTCACTATCCCCGCCAGCAAGGCCAACGACGAAGTCGGGGCAATGGTGAAGGCGGTCGCGGTGTTCCGCGACAACGCCGTCAATTTCGGCAAGCTCCAGGCCGAGCAGCTGGAGGCCAAGGCGCAGTCCGAGGCGGAGAAGCGGCGCGCCTTCGCCGCGCTTGCCGACAATTTCGAGGCCAGCATCCGCGACGTCGTCACCACGGTGTCCTCGGCTGCGGTCGAGATGGAGCATACGGCGCGGTCGATGTCGGCCATCGTCGAACAATCCCGACAGCAGACGCGCGCGGTGTCGTCGGCCTCGACACTGGCCTCGGAGAACGTGCAGACCGTCGCGGCGGCGGCGGAAGAGCTGTCCTCCTCGATGACCGAGATCAGCCGGCGCCTCGCCCACGCCACCGAGGTGGTCGGCAAGGCCGCGAGCGACGGACGGCAGTCGAATGCACGCGTACAGAGCCTGGCCGAGGCCGCGCAGAAGATCGGCGACGTCGTCTCCTTCATCAGCGGCATCGCCGGCCAGACCAACCTGCTGGCGCTGAACGCGACCATCGAAGCGGCGCGCGCGGGCGAAGCCGGCCGCGGCTTTGCCGTGGTCGCTTCCGAAGTCAAGGCGCTGGCGACGCAGACGGCGAAGGCGACCGAGGAGATCGGGGCACAGGTCACGGCGGTGCAGGGCGAGACATCAGGCGCGGTTGACGGCATTCAGTCGATCTGCGCGACGATCCAGCAGGTGGACGAGATCTCCGCCGCGATCGCTGCGGCCGTCGGCCAGCAGGGTACGGCGACGCAGGAGATCGCACAGAACGTCCAGCAGGCGGCCGCCCGCACCGGCGAGGTCTCGCAGAACATCTCCGGTGTCACGGCCGGCATCGCCGCGACGGGCACAGCGGCCGAGGAAGTGCTGGGTTCGGCGATCGAGCTGTCGAAGCAGTCGCAGCGGCTGCGGGACGAAGTGGATCGCTTCCTCGCGCAGATCCGAGCGGCGTAG
- a CDS encoding TetR/AcrR family transcriptional regulator: MVQKSKPPAAANEPEGRGQPKRRGRPRAYEPEVALGKALDLFRRQGFAATSLDDLSEATGMNRPSLYGAFGDKRELYIKSYQRYREEARASMSAIFREEMPVRQRLERIFASALNIYLSGETGPRGCFTVVTAASEAVGDPEIRAMVLDGLTELDKAFANCFRRAKEKGELPESAEPAVLAQIASATVHTIAIRSRARVPRKELEAIVKGAIDVMVGAKS, from the coding sequence ATGGTACAAAAGTCAAAACCGCCAGCTGCCGCCAATGAGCCCGAGGGCCGCGGCCAGCCCAAGCGCCGCGGCCGCCCGCGCGCCTACGAGCCCGAGGTTGCGCTCGGCAAGGCGCTGGATCTGTTCCGCAGGCAGGGGTTTGCCGCGACCTCGCTCGATGATCTCAGCGAAGCGACCGGGATGAATCGGCCGAGCCTGTATGGTGCCTTCGGCGACAAGCGCGAGCTCTACATCAAGAGCTATCAGCGCTACCGCGAGGAAGCGCGGGCATCCATGTCCGCAATCTTCCGCGAGGAGATGCCGGTGCGCCAGCGGCTGGAGCGCATCTTCGCCTCAGCGCTGAACATCTATCTGTCCGGCGAGACCGGCCCGCGCGGCTGCTTCACGGTGGTGACGGCAGCTTCCGAAGCCGTCGGCGATCCCGAGATCCGAGCCATGGTGCTCGACGGGCTCACCGAGCTCGACAAGGCCTTTGCGAATTGCTTCCGCCGCGCGAAGGAGAAGGGTGAATTGCCGGAGAGCGCTGAGCCGGCGGTGCTGGCGCAGATCGCATCAGCAACGGTGCACACCATCGCCATCCGTTCCCGCGCGCGCGTGCCGCGCAAAGAGCTGGAGGCGATCGTGAAGGGTGCGATCGATGTGATGGTGGGAGCCAAATCCTAG
- a CDS encoding glutathione binding-like protein — MDLYFSPLACSMATRVALYEAGAEANYLEVDPSTKTVLSDGSDFRAVNPIGLVPTLRTDEGVILTENAAILQYVADRFPQSGLGAAEGIDRTRLHQWLCFTGTELHKGLFVPVLDRRAPQEAKAYVLERNLSRLDYLDNYLKGRDFLLDHFSVADAYLVTVINWTMATPPIELAKWPNVKAYYERLRQRPSVAKAVAEEFELYKAELARKKAAA; from the coding sequence ATGGATCTCTATTTCTCGCCGCTCGCCTGTTCGATGGCAACACGCGTCGCGCTATACGAAGCCGGTGCCGAGGCGAACTATCTCGAGGTCGACCCGTCGACCAAGACGGTGCTGAGCGACGGCTCCGACTTCCGCGCCGTCAATCCGATCGGCCTGGTGCCGACGCTGCGCACCGACGAGGGCGTGATCCTGACCGAGAACGCCGCGATCCTGCAATACGTCGCCGACCGCTTCCCGCAATCGGGGCTCGGTGCGGCGGAGGGCATCGATCGCACGCGGCTGCATCAATGGCTGTGCTTCACCGGCACCGAGTTGCACAAGGGGCTGTTCGTGCCCGTGCTCGACCGCAGGGCGCCGCAGGAAGCGAAGGCCTATGTGCTGGAGAGAAACCTGTCGCGGCTCGACTATCTCGACAATTACCTGAAGGGGCGCGACTTCCTGCTCGACCATTTCAGCGTCGCTGACGCCTACCTCGTCACGGTCATCAACTGGACCATGGCGACGCCGCCGATCGAACTGGCGAAATGGCCGAACGTCAAGGCCTATTACGAACGCCTGCGTCAGCGGCCGTCGGTCGCGAAGGCGGTTGCGGAAGAGTTCGAACTGTACAAGGCAGAGCTCGCGCGCAAGAAGGCGGCGGCATAG
- a CDS encoding methyl-accepting chemotaxis protein: protein MRTNLPVTAVEYPVTDDMLIVSRTDTKGKLTYFNDQFVDASGFSEAELMGQAHNIIRHPDMPSAAFENLWATLQQGKPWSGAVKNRRKNGDFYWVLATASPIRENGQIVGYSSIRTKLPADQRAEAEQVYAMIRENRAHAYRLDAGVIRRRSLLDRLAIFNGTLNARLVTLVAALLFLLLAIGGAGLLGTRESNIRMKSIYEDRALPLAQLFEINDRMRDNTALLFEAASNGAAGKPVGEVATRVGANLDKVGKVWSEYVATYLTPEEKGVADTFTPKRVNYVEKGLKPALSLLSQQKYVELAAALAGPARELYDAAKADLDKLVEIQIREAKAEYDAATYEYGWLIGIALTLLALSITVAGLLSRQTIRAIVRPLQRLNDAMLSVNAGKLDNRIVVERDDELGVALRNLQTLQASVRFDRDELGATQRRSAAERKVEMIKLAGSFESAVGEIIETVSSASTELEASANTLTSTAERGEKLATMVAAASEEASTNVQSVASATEELSSSVNEIGRQVQESARMANEAVEQARLTDQKVGELSIAAARIGDVVELINTIAGQTNLLALNATIEAARAGEAGRGFAVVASEVKALAEQTAKATGEISQQIAGIQGATQDSVNAIKMISSTIKSLSEISSTIAAAVEEQGAATQEIARNVQQAAQGTHQVSSNISDVQRGASETGSASAQVLDAAQALSSDSNRLRTEVGRFLDSVRAA from the coding sequence ATGCGGACCAATCTTCCGGTCACGGCCGTCGAATATCCGGTTACCGATGATATGCTGATCGTTTCCCGCACCGATACGAAAGGGAAGCTGACCTACTTCAACGATCAGTTCGTCGACGCTTCCGGATTTTCTGAAGCCGAGTTGATGGGGCAGGCCCACAACATCATCCGCCATCCGGACATGCCGTCAGCAGCCTTCGAAAATCTGTGGGCGACGCTCCAGCAGGGCAAGCCGTGGTCCGGTGCCGTGAAGAACCGGCGCAAGAACGGGGACTTCTACTGGGTGTTGGCAACCGCCTCTCCCATTCGGGAGAACGGGCAGATCGTCGGCTATAGCTCCATCCGCACCAAGTTGCCGGCGGATCAGCGCGCCGAGGCGGAGCAGGTGTACGCGATGATCCGCGAGAACCGGGCACACGCTTATCGGCTGGATGCCGGCGTCATTCGGCGACGTTCGCTGCTCGACCGACTTGCCATTTTCAACGGTACGCTGAATGCGCGCCTTGTCACCCTTGTCGCAGCCCTGCTGTTCTTGCTCCTGGCGATTGGAGGCGCGGGCCTGCTGGGCACGCGCGAGAGCAATATCAGGATGAAATCGATCTACGAGGATCGGGCGCTTCCGCTCGCACAGCTCTTCGAGATCAATGACCGAATGAGGGACAATACGGCGCTGCTGTTCGAAGCCGCCTCCAACGGCGCAGCCGGAAAGCCCGTCGGTGAGGTTGCGACCAGGGTCGGTGCCAATCTGGACAAGGTCGGCAAGGTCTGGTCCGAATACGTGGCAACTTATCTCACGCCTGAAGAAAAGGGTGTCGCCGATACCTTTACGCCGAAGCGAGTGAACTATGTCGAGAAAGGATTGAAGCCGGCGCTGTCGCTGCTATCGCAGCAGAAGTACGTGGAGCTTGCTGCCGCCCTCGCGGGCCCAGCCCGCGAGCTGTACGACGCGGCCAAGGCCGATCTTGACAAGCTGGTGGAAATTCAGATCAGGGAGGCCAAGGCGGAGTACGATGCGGCGACATACGAGTATGGCTGGCTGATCGGCATTGCCTTGACGCTCCTGGCCCTCAGCATCACCGTCGCTGGGCTCCTCAGCCGTCAGACCATTCGCGCCATCGTGCGCCCGCTCCAGCGGCTCAATGATGCGATGCTGAGCGTCAACGCCGGCAAGCTCGACAACCGCATCGTCGTCGAACGGGACGACGAACTCGGTGTCGCGCTCAGAAACCTGCAGACGTTGCAGGCGAGCGTCCGATTCGACCGCGATGAGCTCGGCGCGACGCAAAGGCGGTCGGCTGCCGAGCGCAAGGTCGAGATGATCAAGCTGGCCGGCAGCTTCGAAAGCGCGGTGGGCGAGATCATCGAAACCGTGTCCTCGGCCTCGACCGAGCTTGAGGCCTCGGCCAACACGCTGACCTCGACCGCGGAGCGCGGCGAGAAGCTTGCGACGATGGTCGCTGCGGCTTCCGAAGAAGCGTCCACCAACGTGCAATCCGTCGCGAGTGCGACGGAAGAGCTGTCGTCCTCCGTCAACGAAATCGGCCGCCAGGTTCAAGAGTCGGCGCGGATGGCCAACGAGGCGGTGGAGCAGGCCCGCCTGACCGATCAGAAGGTCGGCGAACTCTCCATTGCGGCAGCCCGGATCGGCGACGTCGTGGAGCTCATCAACACGATCGCGGGCCAGACCAATCTGCTCGCACTGAACGCAACGATCGAGGCCGCGCGGGCCGGCGAAGCCGGCCGTGGTTTTGCCGTCGTGGCCTCCGAAGTGAAGGCCCTGGCCGAGCAGACCGCCAAGGCGACCGGCGAGATCTCCCAGCAGATCGCCGGCATTCAGGGCGCCACTCAGGATTCGGTCAACGCCATCAAGATGATCAGCAGCACGATCAAGTCCTTGTCGGAGATCTCCTCGACCATCGCGGCGGCGGTCGAGGAGCAGGGCGCGGCGACCCAGGAGATTGCGCGCAATGTCCAGCAGGCTGCTCAAGGCACGCATCAGGTCTCGTCGAACATCAGCGACGTCCAGCGTGGCGCCTCCGAAACAGGCTCTGCCTCCGCGCAGGTGCTCGACGCGGCGCAAGCGCTTTCAAGCGACAGTAACCGGCTGCGAACGGAAGTCGGTCGCTTTCTCGACAGTGTCAGGGCCGCTTGA